The following is a genomic window from Diabrotica undecimpunctata isolate CICGRU unplaced genomic scaffold, icDiaUnde3 ctg00001255.1, whole genome shotgun sequence.
cgcgctatctcagagttaccaaatctaaaaataatacactacactaccattttacagtgaacaatcagctattgaaggtgtgcaaggttatgtttgtaaacacactttgtatatctaatttagtagtagtaaatatgttgaaaaaaattgagccaggaggtttaataaaagctgatcaaagaggtagacacacgccaaccaataaaactcctaccgaaaccataaatagtatacatcaacatattaaatcattcccaaaatacgagagtcattattccagagaaaggagtaagagagattatctgggcacagaacttacaatagaaaagatgtatcaactgtacattgatgaatgcaatgaaagacatgtagatccaaatctcagagcaaaaaagtggttgtacgcagatatttttaataaagacttcaagttgtcgtttaaaccgcccgaaagagacatttgcgatacatgcagtacattcaccgctcaattaaaaaataatcttactgcagatgaactatccagtgtacaggctgatcatgatgctcacctaattgaatctaaaactcggtataacttaaaacaattggactttataatagctaaagagtcaccaaaatacaaagtactatctggtgatttgcaaaaatgttttccTTCACCAATAaaaaacaattgtattagtttctacaaaaggaagctttggatattaaattttacattacatgatgccagtgattcttctgtacaatgtataatgtgggacgaatcgaaaggggccgAGGGGcaattgcctcgtcaattttaaaatgggctgacaatacaattccaggtagtcaagtagaggacatcactctttggaccaataactgctatggacaaaataaaaatataagtattgttatgtgctatttttggatactgcaaataaagacgatcactgaaaagttttactgaaagggcacatgcatatggaagcagacactgttcatgctttaatcgaaagaaaaagaaagaatctTTCCAATTTGGcaattttaacaccatgggactggcaacaactagttaggcaaacatcaggtaaatacacagtgcacaatatggaacttgcagatttcaaaaacttcaaaacgctgttcgataagaaattgtcatctaatcctccttttgtaagtaaaaaaaatgttaataaagatcttgttctactgtcaacatgtattttcctacaagtccaacaagaacacattgaaaagttcttttataagaccgatttcaataatcaaaatatgtatgaagtggacttcatgaggtatcgaagacagcaagtaacgtttccagcccaattaaatcaagtctcagtaatcccattaccaatcacaaaacaaaagtacaatgacttaattgcattactgccttttgttccgtcattttgtcatgcgttttatcaaatttaacacatgtagccacaaacgattacccacaagaagatgaagatgatatggagcatctttaacacttttgaaacttgtcgtctataattttacttaattattataacattataatatttacctctaataaaataatagtataggctgtttaatgtgtttctattgtttatttcgtaaagaccttaacatgcaatgccacattatttaaaaaaagttattagaggtaaacaacactatgtccaactacacatttttaaaaaaattttaaataatgaacggtaaacctcaggcctatataacacttcatggaatgaaaaacgattatacacaccacaataataatatattaatcttggttaaatataagaaacattggagtatttactgattacaaatttaaaaaattttaaaactactctcctgaaaaagtaaaaaaatgggcatagtgtcctttacctccgaggtaccgatatatagacattataatatatatacatcgaCACATCGACAAATCTACAACCGACTCCCTGTCATCCATACACTTATCAAGAAGTTCACAACACTCAGTGAAAAAGGGGATTAAGAAGCGAAAAAAGCTACTTAATTGTTCTTATTTACTAGTCGAAAAGATACAGTTAAATCAAGGAAAATGGCATGATCAATGGGATAGAAGCTCATCCAAACACCAAATTCAATCAAGTATAAGATCTCCTCATACTAGTATACAAATCCGAAGAGACAAAGCAATAATTAGGAGAATCAGAATAGTCAGGCTTGATAGATATGGGTGGTTGCCCCATAACCTCTTTAAAGCCATCAGTTTGTGAGCGCTGTATTAGTACACGTCTTTCCTAGCAGAGTTTCCTTCTTTAATGCAGTGCTTTTAGTCTCATACAACGTGATTATATCATTAGGGACATCcttgataatatttttaatttacctgtATTTATGACcactctaattatttttttttaaacagtagcatataatttaatttaaaatattattattgtataCATAACAACTAATACCAGACTTGTATAATTTGAGCAAATAGTATACTTAAACAGATTTTTAATTCCCTTATCAATACCAATTGAAGGGTTCGGTGCAAAAACCAGTCAACTCCATTTTTTTTACCCAAATTCGGTTTATATATGCATCGTATATAAACAACGTTTGCACATCTTCTGGTGCAAGAATCAGCCATCTCCATTGAATATTAATGTAAATACAAGGGCTAAAGAGTTGACTGCATCAATAAATACGAGTACTTAGGTGCAAGAATCGTTTAACTCCAGGAGATGACTGTTTCTTGTCACTAATGACAACATTGGCAACATCGGAGAATCGGAGAAAAGTGTAAAAAAGTTCGTTACATTATGAATATTAGATCAAGTAGTAAATTTAGTGATGGAGATCCATATGCAGATTCTGGTACTGACTACGTGTTATCAGATTTCTCCAATGTTCTGCAATTCTGATATTCCGGGTCCTAGTCGACGTCGGTCAAAGCATTTCGGTATTGCTAAAAAAGGTACCCATGAAAATAATGAACAGCAAAAAACGTCTGTGTGTAATAATACAGAAACTTCAAACATTCAAACCATCAAAAGGCAAAAATCGGATAAGGATGGAAAGCAACTGGAAACGAAATGTTATGAAAAGTAAACAAGCTAGAGGGGAAGAATATATTAATTCGGCAAAAACAGTAATTCAGAAGAAAACTAGTAAACCAAATTGCCATTGTAGAAAAAGATATTTCACTAAAATAGACGATACCCACAAACAGCACATACTTGAACAGTTTTATAGTATGGGTgataaaactaaacaagacatTTATGTAGTTGGATTATTCAGCGTGTCAAAGGTGCAAAGGAAACGCCCGACTACAGGAGAGAGGAGAGAAAAAAACAGCACCTATAAGTATAAGGTAATATTTTTGTTACAAACTATAATAGTAGATTCTAAAATACCTTTTCTAGTTACCTGTAGAAAGGCAGGAAACCATAGTATGCAAAAAGGCATTCTGTTCTTTGCATGGAGTATCAAAAAATAGAGTGTCTCAGATTGATAAAAATCTGACACTGGGTAGTATTATGTCACCTTCCGATAAGCGTAGGAAGCATTTCAATAAACCAACCAAAATCAGTGAAGCAATAATAGCGCAAATCGTGGAATATATTCAGAGTTTTCCAGAAGAAAATCCCACTACAGTAGGGAAGATAATCAGAAAAGGTAATTTTCTGATTATCTTATCTTTTCATAAAAGGAAAAATATGAGCCACAAAAGTATGTTCTCCTAGAAGATGGGAAAGATTTAAAGGACATTAAGCCCTAGTTACATATGATTCTTATCACCGGCAATTTAATCTCAATCATAATCTTAGTTTTGGGCATCCCAGATCAGATACTTGCTAGAAATGTGAGCGCTTGAATAACACAATTGCTGCAGAAGTCAATGCAGAAACTAAAAATCGCTTGGAAACTGAAAAGCATCTACACTTACTGAAGgctaaaatattttataccaaatTAAGGGAATATACCAATCTTGCTCGCGAAGATGAATCAGTTGATTTCTTTAGCTTTGATTACCAACAAAACTTGCCACTGGCATATATACCAAAATACAACTTTTGTGTATATTCTGCCAAGAAAAGAGAGGCTACTTTTTATATGTACGATGAACTCACTGCCAAAAATTGCATTGCAGAAGTCAATGCAGAAACTAAAAATCGCTTGGAAACTGAAAAGCATCTACACTTACTGAGGgctaaaatattttataccaaaaaCCCATTAAGGGCCGggacaataaacaaagagaaatttgacaattgatttattagattgtattaaaaacacataaattaagactaatttacagccaaaaagaatttttttttctcatgaaaggaaaaacaggtgggtgcgtatacgcacctttggccgaatacgcatacaatttttaaaaaaggaacatattgtatcttaactgtaaattaaattttaagatgaaaattttcgaaacattcggggtgtagatgcactgtacactttttacataaataattagtattacttttgcacatccgacattttCTTCTTGTACTATTATCGTCTCTTTTTATAATGTGACCATTTTGCACGAATGTCGCCAGAAATATGGAACCATTTCCTCGTCAATGGAAAGATTTTTTGCAAAGGCTCCAAATTGTGCAAACTTTcggttaattatttcaaaaataggtgacaattttgcaaatttatcatttttattcagtAAGGTGTTATCTGACAAATGTATGTTCTGTTTGATTGAacgaaatctatgtcggctcatgctttctcttacaatgtgcacttctttatcctcatccttcgaccaatacatatcaacttgaggcagagtgtgataaccagataatatacatatgccaatcaatttttttaaatctgtatcattaatttcaaaatcgtgacggttattctgcgatgcataaatatttgtaaaatatcgtatgctctcacttacttctttatcaaaaaagagtgaaaaaacttcaataggtgacttgcctccatggttggcttttatattttctaaatatcgatcagactgatgttgaattactgccgagtacgaaggagtatctgtttttacccaacttgggacaaatttggatttattatttttgcctggttctttctttggacgttttgatctgtggttcagaggaatatcatcgtcagaattcccattcacttgtatttcatatgtacctgcaatatctgtttttatttcttctgtaccaataatattatcatcaatgtcttctacatcggaaATTTCATCTGTGTCCTGCGGCACATAAACCACatcaagtgagtcagcattttcacagtctgagtcttcttctaacaaagccattaactctttagtagtgcCCTCTTCCTTTCATATACACGCATTCATATGATAATAATTTAGCTTACCTCATTTCaacttatatggaatataaaataaataaacacaaggaaactttcaaactgatttaagtcaagaaaaaagcaaatataacgtttacagcacacagcaattttATAAATAGTGAATTAAGTCACTTATCTATGAATGAAGTGTATTGACTATTGACGAGAtcgtaatttcagattgtttcgcgctatctcagagtatatggtttcggccaaaggtgcgtatacgaatccatcgtataaacatgcaattattagaccttatttttaaagtatgaatgaataagtttttagaataataaaaattatcaacatatttttataattatagaatacaaaatatgaattaagtttataattagAATCGGAAAAAATTTTTGTATGAAGATgtgcataaatcattaaattatgcaaaattataataatctacgcgctatctcagagtcaaaagaaaaatgatactatatacctcaatctattgagatgttacttcaataaaaagaaaacattaaaaaaattattttcgggccaaaaaaaaattaacaataaaggttgcgtttacgcacctttggccgtaaaTGGGTTAAGGGAATATACCAATCTTGCTCGCGAAGATGAATCAGTTGATTTCTTTAACTTTGATTACCAACAAAACTTGCCACTGGCATATATACCAAAATACAACTTTTGTGTATATTCTGCCAAGAAAAGAGAGGCTACTTTTTATATGTACGATGAACTCACTGCCAAAAAAGGTTGTAACGAGGTGgtaaattttttacatcattaTTTAACAAACTTTGTCCGGAAACTGTTTCGACGCTCTATTTATTTTCGGACAACTGTTTTTCCCAAAACAAAAATCACACCATAGTGCAGTTCTTTCATACATTCATGAATGCTTTCAATAGTAATATTCAGAAAATTATACATCACTTTCCAGAACCTGGTCACAGCTTTCTACCGTGTGACCGTTGCTTTGGTCTGCttgaaaaagaaaaacgaaaaaaagaaaTAGTATACTTGCCTTCTGAATGGAAAAAATTAGTCAAGACAACGTCAAAACAGTTTCGCGTAATACACGTTACCCAGGATATGATCATagattttttaatacttttaaacctatttttaaaaaagtcatAAGTAactgtttggaaaagtatcaagactgatttaaatattttatttttaatattcagaatatgaccttatttagttttaaatcttttattcaatcatagtatattagctaagtataatatggctttagttcatcctttaaattctcaaattggctgattaattattgtcaagttctgagaattcacttgtctgaaaacaacatgtttttgggaaacattaatcaacccaaacacttcagagttcttaaggaaacgtacccattctttgtgtagaaaatttaaaatgccactttaAGCTTAATTTACGGCTATTCACGGAGGTCCTAAGAACAGAAGAACCACCCCAATGGATTCGCGTACATACATTTTTTGTTTGGTATGATCGGCCACTCTACAACAACCTCTCATCGTGTACAGAAGCAAGCAAACCTGCATCGAGTGTGCATCCCGTTTCTACCCTCAGATCTTAGACTCCGAGCGAGGCCCAACTacagacaaaaggtaagtgaatctcctatagaattgacaataagatattaaatctgccaattgttatttgaattacattttttcgttattattatttatcgattatcatttaaccagcgacctcattaagttttctACAAAACATATGGTCACTTCGAGCGAGgatgataaataataatttttttttgacttttattcaattaatttcattgtgtttcaattaattcattttaataaattgttttttttttcttttcaatttaactttaattCGGTCCTTCGgcatctttttaaatttaatttacatgattaaatttggtcatatttacgtaacaatttttaaattcatttcgacttttataatttataatatcaatAGGTACTTTTATATTACACATTTTgacttatattacatatattaattattcatatatatcacttttatgatttattaacgttgtattacatttttacatttttttttgtgttgattttatgaattatttttattctacTTTTATCACTCTTTCCAACTTATTCTCTACGTCTTGCATAATAATTTAAACACagttcttttgatttcttttgtCGCTATACCTTTCGTTAGTTAGCTTTTTATCGATACTTCACTTGTTTGTTCAGAATTTTGTCTGAAACTAAGAAGAGCATTTCTCTTCTTTCAATCTAAGGCATTTCTTTAGTGTTCGATTTGCTTAATTTTGTTTGCATTGTCCTCTTTTTCGTTTCTTTTATCTTACAATGTCCAGCAAAATAAACAAAGCCAACTTGGCGCGTCAAACAGCGTATTCTAGATTGAGGGAAGCCCATGAGGCAGGTATTCAAGCCTCAAGGGATGATACTGTCAAATCGTTATTCTTAGCCAGGGCAGAGGAAATCGATGCTATTTACCAAGAATTCCATACAGCTCACAATCTAATCATCGGATCAATAACCGATGAGGAATTTTCAGAGCAAGATAAGTTTAGGGTGGCCGCCGATCAGGCATACTACGGAGTAAAATCCATCaagagtgattttttaattaggGATTCGTCTTCTTCTTCGAATATCTCCTCACATTCCAATGCACAATCTTCAAGGCCTTCAGTTAGACTTCCAAAGCTTAATATACCCACATTTTCCGGCAATTTTCGAGATTGGCCTAGTTTCTTTGACCTATTTAACAGTTTAATTCATCACAATCACGATTTGTCCGATGTAGAAAAATTCCGGTTTCTTATTACGTCTATTAGTCAAGAACCTTTGGCTCTTATTAAAGGCATTCCCCTGACCGATGCAAATTATCAGATTGCTTATGAGATTCTAGGGAAAAGGTATCAGAATAAACGAATTCTTGCTACCCAATATTATAACGATATTTTCAACGCTTCGgttattaaaaattccacttcttctaatttaagaaaCCTCTTAAATACTTTCACGGAAAATGTTGCTGCTTTACGTGTTCTTGATTTCCCGGTTGAGCAATGGGATTTCCTATTATTCAATATGTTGTCGAACAAATTGGACAATaaaactcgtacagattttgaaTTAGAAAACAGTCGAAGCTGTGACATTCCCACTTACAGGCAATTGATTTCATTTCTAGAAAGACAATGTATAGCTTTGGAATCTGTTCAGTTTAATTCATTAACCCTTTCTACCCAGTCTCACTCGCGATCATTTGCTCATCATTCTAATAAAAAACCGTTTACATCTAGTTTCGTCAGTGCCACCAATCGAACGAAGGTAACTTATCAAGGGGGTAAATGTGTCTTGTGTTCTGATGTTCACCCTTTATATAGATGTTCATCCTTTCTCGCTAAAACGACGCAAGAACGTATCTCGTTAGTTAAACGCCATAATTTATGCTTCAACTGTTTGGGTACATCTCATCCCGTCGTGAACTGTAATTCTTCGGGAACATGTAGGGTTTGCCAATCACGACATCACACTGTTCTTCATTTCTACCCAAGTTCCAACGAATCTTGTTTATTCAGTCAACCGCCTCCTCAAATTCCAACTTCTAATGAGAATCACAACCCTACATTAGAGACGCCTCAAACCTCAACGTCTAGTTTTGCGCCGACGTCTCTAATAAACGCTAACCTTTCCACACAATCACGTTTAACATTCTCGTCTGTATTATTATCAACATGTTTGATACACATTAAAGATGTCTACGGTAATTTTCAGAAAGTTCGTATCCTACTGGATACAGGCTCGATGGCTAATTTTATTTCAGATAGTTGTTTTCGGCGCTTAGGTCTTTCCAGTAATAATTTATCAATCCCAGTGGAAGGTCTAAACGGAATGTCGACGTGTACCACTCAGGGTAC
Proteins encoded in this region:
- the LOC140431501 gene encoding uncharacterized protein, which produces MSSKINKANLARQTAYSRLREAHEAGIQASRDDTVKSLFLARAEEIDAIYQEFHTAHNLIIGSITDEEFSEQDKFRVAADQAYYGVKSIKSDFLIRDSSSSSNISSHSNAQSSRPSVRLPKLNIPTFSGNFRDWPSFFDLFNSLIHHNHDLSDVEKFRFLITSISQEPLALIKGIPLTDANYQIAYEILGKRYQNKRILATQYYNDIFNASVIKNSTSSNLRNLLNTFTENVAALRVLDFPVEQWDFLLFNMLSNKLDNKTRTDFELENSRSCDIPTYRQLISFLERQCIALESVQFNSLTLSTQSHSRSFAHHSNKKPFTSSFVSATNRTKVTYQGGKCVLCSDVHPLYRCSSFLAKTTQERISLVKRHNLCFNCLGTSHPVVNCNSSGTCRVCQSRHHTVLHFYPSSNESCLFSQPPPQIPTSNENHNPTLETPQTSTSSFAPTSLINANLSTQSRLTFSSVLLSTCLIHIKDVYGNFQKVRILLDTGSMANFISDSCFRRLGLSSNNLSIPVEGLNGMSTCTTQGTTFCHIKPCDRDGPIFSLDAIIVKKVCSNQPKVFINPHDLIHIRDLKLADHTFYQPGPIDMLIGAELVPLFLKSGRILGEPNQPVALETIFGYVLQGRVSTDLSNCNFTALHTSMDTNIDSLLQRFWEVENISKPVILSHDDQVCEDIYKAFTFRESTGRFSVPLPFRQPNPVFCDTYSQAYRRFCMLENRFKKIPDLKEKYVEFMNEYITSQHMVPVPESDFKSPTSYYFAHHAVFKKQLVNSSLVSKIRVVFDASLRDVRGVSLNDTLYTGPKLQKDISSLLLNFRYFRYCFTCDIKQMYRQINVNREFWNYQRILWRSDSSKPLQEYFLRTVTYGVSSSPYLALKTLQELAESAESRFPNASQALTRHFYIDDGLLGSDSLSSTRSLQLELIQLLKLGGFELGKWASNHPSLLQDFGSDILTSCSFDKEEPSVIKVLGLKMGPVD